One part of the Chryseobacterium mulctrae genome encodes these proteins:
- the recG gene encoding ATP-dependent DNA helicase RecG yields the protein MTLETSIEYVKGIGPERAKLIKNVLGISIVEDLLNFYPIRYLDKNKVYKVNALQESNLEIQLKGKISNVQEILTGKVKRLTAKFNDDTGSMDLVWFQYSKWLKEQLPVNREVFIFGKINAFNNQFSMPHPEIELDENKEKDNRLRPIYSSSEKLTKRGLNQKFFQVILRNICKEIPDIIQENLPESIMSSMKFLSRQQTFLNIHFPKNLDYFEKANQRLKFEESFFFQLGYALKKLHHKTQSVGNPFPIVGDHFTGFYEKHLPFELTGAQKRVLKEIRMDMKKPIQMNRLLQGDVGSGKTMVALLTMLIALDNGFQSCLMAPTEILAQQHYNGIKDLLKDTEIKVSLLTGSVKASARKVIHHELENGELSILVGTHAVLEDKVKFKNLGLAIIDEQHRFGVAQRAKLWAKNKIPPHILVMTATPIPRTLAMSFYSDLDVSVIDEMPVGRKAIITAHRREKDRTYVYHFCHEEIRKGRQIYFVYPLIEESETLDYKNLMEGLEHIMDNFSNYEVTMLHGKMKPDEKDAAMNYFASGKSQIMVATTVIEVGVNVPNASVMVIESAERFGLSQLHQLRGRVGRGAEQSYCILMTSDKMSAESRTRIRTMTETNDGFKISEVDMQLRGPGDILGTQQSGVVDFKRLDLVNDAPIIKTTKKMIDKILETDPHLSGTDHQIIKNYYIQNYKGKNKWSKIS from the coding sequence ATGACTTTAGAAACTTCCATAGAATATGTAAAAGGAATTGGTCCTGAACGAGCCAAACTCATTAAAAATGTGTTGGGAATTTCTATTGTGGAAGATCTCCTCAATTTCTACCCGATCCGGTATTTAGATAAAAATAAAGTTTACAAAGTAAACGCACTTCAGGAAAGTAATCTTGAAATTCAGCTGAAAGGAAAAATTTCCAATGTGCAGGAAATTCTCACCGGAAAAGTAAAAAGACTGACCGCAAAATTCAACGACGACACCGGAAGTATGGATCTGGTTTGGTTTCAGTATTCGAAATGGCTGAAAGAACAACTTCCTGTCAACCGCGAAGTTTTTATTTTCGGAAAAATCAATGCTTTTAACAATCAGTTTTCGATGCCGCATCCGGAAATTGAACTGGATGAAAACAAAGAAAAAGACAACAGATTAAGACCCATTTATTCCAGTTCTGAAAAACTGACGAAAAGAGGTTTAAACCAAAAATTCTTTCAGGTGATTCTGAGAAATATCTGCAAAGAGATCCCTGATATTATTCAGGAAAATCTTCCGGAGTCTATAATGAGCTCGATGAAGTTTTTATCGAGGCAACAGACTTTTTTAAACATTCATTTTCCAAAAAATTTAGATTATTTTGAAAAGGCAAATCAGCGTTTAAAATTTGAAGAATCATTTTTCTTTCAGCTAGGATATGCTCTAAAAAAACTTCATCATAAAACACAATCTGTAGGAAATCCGTTTCCGATTGTTGGTGATCATTTCACAGGATTTTACGAAAAACATCTTCCTTTTGAACTTACAGGAGCTCAAAAAAGAGTTTTAAAGGAAATCAGAATGGATATGAAAAAGCCGATTCAGATGAACAGGCTTTTGCAAGGCGATGTAGGTTCAGGAAAAACAATGGTTGCTTTATTAACGATGCTGATTGCCTTAGACAATGGTTTTCAAAGTTGTTTGATGGCTCCCACAGAAATTCTTGCCCAACAACATTACAACGGAATTAAAGATCTATTAAAAGACACAGAAATTAAAGTCAGCCTTTTGACGGGTTCGGTAAAAGCTTCTGCAAGAAAGGTTATTCACCATGAATTAGAAAATGGTGAGCTTTCTATTTTGGTAGGAACTCATGCAGTTTTGGAAGATAAAGTGAAATTTAAAAACCTCGGATTGGCAATTATCGACGAGCAACATCGATTTGGAGTCGCTCAAAGAGCCAAACTGTGGGCTAAAAATAAAATTCCACCTCATATTTTGGTGATGACCGCAACTCCAATTCCGAGAACTTTGGCAATGAGCTTTTATTCGGATCTCGACGTTTCTGTGATTGATGAAATGCCTGTTGGAAGAAAAGCGATCATTACCGCTCATAGAAGAGAAAAAGACAGAACTTATGTTTATCATTTCTGTCATGAAGAAATACGAAAAGGCAGACAGATCTACTTTGTTTATCCATTGATTGAAGAATCTGAAACTTTAGATTATAAAAATCTGATGGAAGGTTTGGAGCATATTATGGACAACTTTTCGAATTATGAGGTAACGATGCTTCACGGGAAAATGAAACCCGATGAGAAAGATGCCGCAATGAATTATTTTGCATCAGGAAAGTCGCAAATTATGGTTGCAACAACCGTAATTGAAGTCGGTGTAAATGTTCCGAATGCTTCAGTTATGGTGATCGAAAGTGCTGAAAGATTTGGTCTTTCTCAGCTTCACCAACTTCGTGGAAGAGTTGGAAGAGGAGCCGAACAGAGTTACTGTATCTTGATGACCTCCGATAAAATGTCTGCCGAAAGCCGAACAAGGATCAGAACGATGACCGAAACCAATGATGGTTTTAAAATTTCTGAAGTCGATATGCAATTGCGCGGTCCCGGTGATATTTTGGGAACTCAGCAAAGCGGTGTTGTTGATTTTAAAAGACTCGATTTGGTCAACGATGCACCCATCATTAAAACCACAAAAAAAATGATCGACAAAATCTTAGAAACAGATCCACATTTATCAGGAACTGATCATCAGATCATTAAAAATTATTATATCCAAAATTATAAAGGGAAAAATAAGTGGAGTAAGATTTCTTAA
- a CDS encoding GNAT family N-acetyltransferase yields the protein MKLIKATEENILLIQDLAKRSWENAYAEILSIEQMEYMLNTMYSQSEISTHLKDPDYHYYLVFDENSNEYDGFIGFENHYEENTTKLHRIYLVPESKGKGLGKKTLEFLNEKTLESGDNRIILNVNKHNSAKKFYESQGYKVYDEGVFDIGNGYVMDDYLMEFVL from the coding sequence ATGAAATTAATCAAAGCAACAGAAGAAAATATCCTTTTAATTCAGGATTTAGCCAAAAGATCTTGGGAAAATGCCTATGCAGAAATTCTTTCTATTGAGCAGATGGAATACATGTTAAACACAATGTATTCTCAATCTGAAATTTCAACTCATCTTAAAGATCCGGATTATCATTATTATCTTGTTTTTGATGAAAACTCCAATGAATATGACGGATTTATTGGTTTTGAAAATCATTACGAAGAAAATACAACCAAACTTCACCGAATTTATTTGGTTCCTGAAAGTAAAGGAAAAGGCCTAGGTAAAAAAACGCTTGAGTTTTTAAACGAAAAAACTTTAGAAAGTGGAGATAACAGAATTATTCTGAATGTCAATAAACATAATTCAGCGAAGAAATTCTACGAATCTCAAGGCTATAAAGTATATGATGAAGGCGTTTTTGATATTGGAAATGGATATGTGATGGATGATTATTTAATGGAATTTGTTCTGTAA
- the dapA gene encoding 4-hydroxy-tetrahydrodipicolinate synthase — MSILKGVGVALVTPFNEDLSVDFESLTKLVEYNIENGTNYLVVLGTTAEAATLSSDEKKQVVEHIIKVNNKRLPLVLGIGGNNTLEVKQQIEETHLSDFTAVLSVSPYYNKPNQEGLYQHYKALASTGKNIIIYNVPSRTGQNVEAETTLRLANEFPNLFLIKEAAPNILQYFDILRKKPEGFNLVSGDDEYTLPVTLAGGNGVISVIGQGYPKEFSTMVQLAFDKKVDEAYGIHNKLVEITRLIFAEGNPCGIKVVLAEKGLIKNYLRLPLVPASEGLYAKIKAEMAKI, encoded by the coding sequence ATGAGCATTTTAAAAGGAGTAGGTGTTGCTTTGGTTACACCCTTTAATGAAGATTTATCCGTAGATTTCGAAAGTTTAACAAAACTTGTTGAGTACAATATCGAAAACGGAACCAACTATTTAGTAGTATTGGGAACTACAGCGGAAGCTGCTACACTTTCTTCAGACGAGAAGAAACAGGTAGTTGAGCACATCATTAAGGTGAATAATAAACGTCTTCCTTTGGTTTTAGGAATTGGCGGAAACAATACTCTTGAAGTCAAACAGCAAATCGAAGAAACTCATTTGTCAGATTTTACGGCAGTTTTATCGGTGTCTCCTTATTATAACAAACCTAATCAGGAAGGGCTTTATCAGCATTATAAAGCTTTAGCTTCTACAGGAAAAAATATTATCATTTATAACGTTCCTTCAAGAACCGGACAAAATGTAGAAGCTGAAACTACTTTGCGTTTGGCAAATGAATTCCCGAATTTATTCTTAATTAAAGAAGCGGCACCAAATATTCTTCAGTATTTTGATATTCTTAGAAAAAAACCTGAAGGTTTTAATTTGGTTTCTGGTGATGATGAATATACACTTCCTGTAACTTTAGCTGGTGGAAATGGTGTAATTTCTGTAATCGGGCAAGGTTATCCGAAAGAATTTTCTACAATGGTTCAACTGGCTTTTGATAAAAAAGTAGATGAAGCTTATGGAATTCACAATAAATTAGTGGAGATCACAAGACTGATTTTTGCAGAAGGAAATCCTTGCGGAATTAAAGTTGTTTTAGCAGAAAAAGGATTAATCAAAAATTATTTGAGACTTCCATTGGTTCCTGCTTCAGAAGGACTTTATGCGAAAATAAAAGCTGAAATGGCGAAAATTTAA
- a CDS encoding 5'-nucleotidase C-terminal domain-containing protein yields the protein MQNKFLLLGIALLSLTACKTTPLQVANVQTQKNISINKELKDDEGFAKFIEPYTLKLNKEMNQKISYTQVNLTKEGDNSNLGNILADYTFDGADVWTKANLNQNVDAALINIGGIRTTIGKGDILLKNVFEVMPFENEVIIVKMKGSDLQGLFDYYAKTQVNNPVSHLYIETNNGQLTKTLINGKVVNPNQDYYIATSDYLALGGDNMKFFSKGESIPTGIKLRDLFIDYFKKNAEINPKEDIRLNFIGKK from the coding sequence ATGCAAAATAAATTCTTATTGCTAGGAATTGCCTTGTTATCACTTACAGCCTGTAAAACGACACCGTTGCAGGTTGCCAATGTGCAGACACAGAAGAACATTTCTATTAATAAAGAGCTGAAGGACGATGAAGGTTTTGCGAAATTTATCGAGCCTTACACTCTAAAACTCAACAAAGAGATGAACCAGAAGATCTCTTATACGCAAGTAAATCTCACAAAAGAAGGAGACAACAGCAATTTGGGAAACATTTTAGCTGACTACACTTTTGACGGAGCAGATGTTTGGACAAAAGCGAATCTCAATCAAAACGTAGATGCTGCCCTAATCAATATCGGTGGAATCCGTACTACGATTGGAAAAGGCGATATTCTTCTGAAAAATGTTTTCGAAGTAATGCCTTTTGAAAATGAAGTGATCATTGTAAAAATGAAAGGTTCAGATTTGCAGGGATTGTTTGATTACTACGCAAAAACTCAGGTAAATAATCCGGTTTCTCACTTATACATAGAAACCAATAACGGACAATTAACCAAAACTTTAATTAACGGAAAAGTGGTAAATCCAAATCAGGATTATTATATTGCAACGTCTGATTATCTGGCTTTGGGAGGTGATAATATGAAATTTTTCAGCAAAGGAGAATCGATTCCTACAGGAATTAAATTGAGAGATTTATTTATCGATTATTTTAAGAAAAATGCTGAGATCAATCCGAAAGAAGATATTCGCTTAAATTTTATTGGGAAGAAATAA
- a CDS encoding bifunctional metallophosphatase/5'-nucleotidase produces MNRKSFLKTVGGGTLAMTLAPNLMMAEELSLNSFKSAHKLTILHTNDQHSRIEPFDESYTKNPNQGGFARRASLIQKIRSEESNLLLLDSGDIFQGTPYFNFFGGELEFKLMSMMKYDASTMGNHDFDNGLDGFLKVLPNAEFPFICSNYDFKNTILDGKTSQYKIFNKNGIKVGIFGVGIQLDGLVGKKQYGETIWSDPIDVAQHYSNFLKNENKCDLVICLSHIGYDYKDEPEKISDKILASKTENIDLILGGHTHTFLPEPQTFKNRQGKNVLVNQVGWAGLLLGRIDFFFDSNKNIKQISWNNQAIDSSITV; encoded by the coding sequence ATGAATAGAAAGAGTTTTTTAAAAACAGTAGGTGGCGGAACTTTAGCAATGACTTTAGCTCCCAATTTGATGATGGCAGAAGAATTGAGTTTAAATTCTTTCAAATCTGCCCACAAATTAACGATTCTTCATACCAACGATCAACACAGCAGAATAGAACCTTTTGACGAAAGTTATACCAAAAATCCTAATCAGGGTGGTTTTGCGAGAAGAGCAAGTTTAATACAAAAAATAAGAAGCGAAGAAAGCAATCTTTTGTTGCTCGATTCCGGAGATATTTTTCAGGGAACACCTTATTTCAACTTTTTCGGTGGCGAACTGGAGTTTAAACTGATGTCGATGATGAAATATGATGCATCCACAATGGGAAATCATGATTTTGATAATGGTTTAGATGGCTTTCTGAAGGTTTTGCCTAATGCAGAGTTTCCTTTCATCTGTTCGAATTATGATTTTAAAAATACCATTCTCGACGGAAAAACTTCGCAGTATAAAATATTCAACAAAAACGGCATCAAAGTCGGAATTTTCGGAGTCGGAATTCAGTTAGATGGATTAGTTGGAAAAAAACAGTACGGAGAAACCATTTGGTCTGATCCTATTGACGTGGCGCAACATTATTCTAATTTTCTGAAAAATGAGAATAAATGCGACCTTGTTATTTGCCTTTCACACATCGGATATGACTACAAAGACGAACCCGAAAAAATAAGTGATAAAATTTTAGCCTCAAAAACAGAAAATATTGACTTAATTTTGGGAGGTCACACGCATACTTTTTTACCGGAACCTCAAACCTTTAAAAACAGACAAGGGAAAAACGTTTTGGTAAACCAAGTAGGTTGGGCAGGTCTTCTTTTAGGCAGAATAGATTTCTTTTTTGATTCAAACAAAAATATAAAACAGATTTCCTGGAATAATCAGGCAATCGACAGCAGTATAACAGTATAA
- the porZ gene encoding type IX secretion system anionic LPS delivery protein PorZ, translating into MKKISLLSFGIFASLQFVNAQNISSKKWADLFSYNNVLAMKEDNGKIVAATENGIFYYTISTGEITKLSKANGLHDVKISAFDYNPQTKIGLVGYQNGALDIITPQGVMYVVDIPIATGYNGSKKINHISITGDRATVSVGYGVSIFDLKKKEFADSAFFISGAGIFEASNEATILGNKVFAVTNTGLKTHELNTTFPVFTTWTTEMTGNFTDIDSESVLAFSSATTTYIYNNGTSTPLAQTFGSINDVVVTSNNIIITDGSRIYTYNTNGNFGGSTSVGEACNTATTIGSKVYGGTKVSGVKSDDNVAYKPDGPYFNDSYKIRLFNDNQLLVSTGIRANGYNDAQFNPKNPGFYYFTGTEWVYSSYFVGSTTEFNVVDAFPDPVNTNEVFFTNYYSPTGYGIYKMKYNSGSKDFEFSKRYLVGADSQYINRPVGFTSDDQNNIFATIAFTGLATKSSLALYDRATDDFIIKDLNVSTGIQYPVFSNDLLWIPIPRTVNFLVYDTKKTASLSDDTQYYLDQSNNIPANTVSFTMDKSGDAWVGTELGLRILPNAAAEIKNDPQFESIVIEQGGLAEELFRDATILHIEVDGGNQKWVSVEDGGVYYLSANGEKTIKFFNKDNSPLPTNTVTDIKVDKKTGKVYFVTFDGIVTYQGDVADVTKDFGNVLVYPNPVVYSQFKGNVTIKGLAEKTNIRITDAAGNLVHSAIARTGYYEWNLNNQKGKRVASGIYFVLMTNEDGSDKATAKIAVVN; encoded by the coding sequence ATGAAAAAAATCTCATTACTTTCTTTTGGTATTTTCGCATCGTTGCAGTTTGTAAATGCGCAGAATATTTCTTCAAAAAAATGGGCAGACTTGTTCTCTTACAACAATGTTCTGGCGATGAAAGAAGATAACGGAAAAATCGTTGCTGCCACAGAAAACGGGATTTTTTATTATACAATTTCAACAGGAGAAATCACAAAACTATCTAAAGCCAATGGTCTTCATGATGTGAAAATTTCTGCTTTTGATTATAATCCACAAACAAAAATCGGTTTGGTAGGATATCAAAACGGAGCTTTAGATATTATTACTCCACAAGGTGTAATGTATGTTGTGGATATCCCAATTGCAACAGGATATAACGGAAGCAAAAAAATTAATCACATTTCGATTACCGGAGATCGGGCAACCGTTTCTGTAGGTTATGGAGTTTCTATTTTTGATTTAAAAAAGAAAGAATTTGCTGATTCTGCTTTCTTCATTAGCGGAGCAGGTATTTTTGAGGCAAGTAATGAAGCTACCATTCTTGGAAATAAAGTTTTTGCAGTAACCAATACTGGATTAAAAACCCATGAACTGAATACTACTTTCCCTGTTTTCACAACCTGGACAACAGAAATGACTGGAAATTTCACAGATATTGATTCAGAATCTGTTTTAGCTTTTTCATCTGCAACAACAACTTATATTTACAATAACGGAACATCAACTCCTCTTGCTCAAACTTTTGGAAGCATCAATGATGTAGTTGTTACGTCAAACAATATTATCATTACAGATGGGAGCAGAATTTACACTTATAACACGAATGGAAATTTCGGTGGAAGTACAAGTGTAGGAGAAGCTTGTAATACCGCAACAACCATCGGCTCTAAAGTATATGGAGGAACTAAAGTATCCGGAGTTAAATCTGATGATAATGTAGCATACAAACCAGATGGACCATATTTTAATGATTCTTATAAAATAAGATTATTTAATGATAATCAGCTTTTAGTTTCTACAGGAATTAGAGCAAACGGATATAATGATGCTCAGTTTAATCCGAAAAATCCAGGATTTTATTATTTTACCGGAACGGAATGGGTCTACTCATCTTATTTTGTAGGAAGTACAACAGAATTTAATGTTGTAGATGCATTTCCAGATCCTGTCAATACAAATGAAGTCTTTTTTACCAATTATTATTCTCCTACAGGATATGGTATTTATAAAATGAAATACAATTCTGGCTCAAAGGACTTCGAATTTTCTAAAAGATACTTAGTTGGTGCAGATAGTCAATATATTAACCGTCCAGTTGGTTTTACTTCTGATGATCAGAATAATATTTTTGCAACCATTGCTTTTACTGGCTTAGCAACTAAATCCTCTCTTGCATTATATGACAGAGCTACTGACGATTTTATTATAAAAGATTTAAATGTAAGTACAGGTATTCAATATCCTGTTTTTAGTAATGATTTACTGTGGATTCCTATACCAAGAACAGTTAATTTTTTAGTCTACGACACAAAAAAAACAGCAAGCCTTTCTGATGATACACAGTATTATTTAGATCAATCAAACAATATTCCTGCGAATACAGTTTCTTTTACGATGGATAAATCTGGAGATGCTTGGGTTGGAACTGAGCTGGGTTTAAGAATACTTCCTAATGCAGCAGCTGAGATTAAAAACGATCCACAATTTGAATCTATTGTCATCGAACAAGGCGGACTTGCCGAAGAACTTTTCAGAGATGCTACGATTTTACATATCGAAGTAGATGGCGGAAACCAAAAATGGGTATCTGTAGAAGACGGAGGTGTTTATTATTTATCTGCAAACGGAGAAAAAACTATAAAATTTTTCAATAAAGATAATTCTCCACTTCCAACGAATACCGTTACCGATATTAAAGTTGATAAAAAAACAGGCAAAGTTTATTTTGTGACTTTTGACGGAATTGTTACTTACCAAGGTGATGTTGCAGATGTGACTAAAGACTTTGGAAATGTTTTGGTTTATCCGAACCCTGTGGTTTATTCTCAGTTTAAAGGTAATGTAACTATTAAAGGCTTGGCCGAAAAAACAAACATCAGAATTACTGATGCAGCCGGAAATCTTGTACACTCTGCAATCGCAAGAACAGGATATTACGAATGGAATCTTAATAACCAGAAAGGAAAAAGAGTGGCTTCGGGAATTTATTTTGTTTTGATGACCAACGAAGACGGCTCAGATAAAGCTACAGCAAAAATAGCAGTAGTTAATTAA
- the recO gene encoding DNA repair protein RecO, which yields MTSQDGFLLSYIKYGENDAVLHCFTEEDGFQTYFLKGIYSKKNKKKAFLLPLNKLNFSVNAGKSSGIQTVSKFELIEVNDVYTDIKANTVIFFIADFLNQILRNENQNQIIFHTIDEFIFELNRQNYRSHLILLVKILKIQGVSPLLGDGNYLDPETGTFSNLGSHHLFDSENSLLWKLILSSQDPYQIKIPQAMRKTFLDSVLVYYHYHITDFKTPNSLEIIQQIFE from the coding sequence ATGACTTCACAAGACGGATTCTTACTTTCATACATAAAATATGGAGAAAACGATGCAGTTCTCCATTGTTTCACCGAAGAAGATGGTTTTCAAACCTATTTTCTAAAAGGAATTTACAGTAAAAAAAATAAGAAAAAAGCATTTTTACTTCCTTTAAATAAGCTTAATTTTTCTGTTAATGCAGGGAAAAGCAGCGGAATTCAAACCGTTTCAAAATTTGAACTCATAGAAGTAAATGATGTTTACACAGACATCAAAGCCAATACGGTTATATTTTTTATTGCCGATTTTTTGAATCAGATTTTAAGAAATGAAAATCAAAATCAGATCATCTTTCACACGATTGATGAATTTATCTTTGAGCTCAATCGGCAAAATTATCGTTCTCACCTTATTCTTTTGGTCAAAATTTTAAAAATCCAGGGTGTTTCCCCACTTTTAGGAGATGGAAATTATTTGGATCCCGAAACAGGAACTTTTTCAAACCTTGGAAGCCATCACCTATTCGATAGTGAAAATTCTCTTTTATGGAAATTAATTTTATCCTCTCAAGATCCTTATCAAATAAAAATTCCGCAAGCTATGAGAAAAACCTTTTTAGACAGCGTGCTGGTTTATTATCATTACCATATTACCGATTTTAAAACGCCCAATTCACTCGAAATCATTCAGCAGATTTTCGAATAA
- a CDS encoding glucose 1-dehydrogenase: MEVSLRNQVAIVTGASSGIGTGIAKSISSAGATVIINHSSEKSKDEAQKVLDEIQKNGGSGMVYQCDVSKEDQVVKMFSDVISEYGTVDILINNAGIQKDAKFIDMTLEEWDTVMGVNLRGHFLCSREAIKEFLRRGIDTTRSVACGKIIHISSVHEIIPWAGHANYAASKGAIKMLMQTLAQEHGADKIRVNSICPGAIQTPINKDAWETQEAMNDLMKLIPYNRIGQPEDVGNLAAFLASDLADYISGTSIFIDGGMTSLESFSNGG, translated from the coding sequence ATGGAAGTTTCATTAAGAAATCAGGTTGCCATTGTTACAGGCGCATCAAGCGGAATCGGAACCGGAATTGCAAAATCTATCTCTTCGGCAGGAGCAACAGTCATCATCAATCATTCATCTGAAAAATCTAAAGATGAAGCCCAAAAAGTTTTAGACGAAATTCAGAAAAACGGCGGAAGTGGAATGGTTTACCAATGCGATGTTTCTAAAGAAGATCAGGTGGTAAAAATGTTTTCAGACGTAATTTCAGAATACGGAACAGTTGATATTTTAATTAATAATGCCGGAATTCAGAAAGATGCCAAATTTATCGATATGACTTTGGAAGAGTGGGATACGGTAATGGGCGTGAATCTTCGGGGTCATTTTTTGTGTTCGAGAGAAGCTATTAAAGAATTTCTCCGCCGGGGAATCGATACAACCCGTTCTGTTGCCTGTGGAAAAATCATTCACATCAGTTCGGTACACGAAATTATTCCTTGGGCAGGTCATGCGAATTATGCAGCAAGTAAAGGTGCCATAAAAATGCTGATGCAGACTTTGGCTCAGGAACATGGAGCAGATAAAATTAGAGTTAATTCTATTTGTCCGGGAGCGATTCAAACGCCGATTAATAAAGATGCGTGGGAAACTCAGGAAGCGATGAATGATTTAATGAAGTTAATTCCGTATAACAGAATTGGTCAACCTGAAGATGTTGGAAATTTGGCAGCATTTTTAGCGAGTGATCTTGCAGATTACATTTCCGGAACGAGTATTTTCATAGATGGCGGAATGACCAGTCTGGAAAGTTTTTCAAACGGCGGATAA
- a CDS encoding GNAT family N-acetyltransferase — protein sequence MVDLQFFKTKDLSELNYELDEIQAQFSALPNQALERIEARNQNDDFFAYPITIFSDEKVTGFCVLDFGNDKLELTDNHNSVLLRSLSINPEFQGKGIGKSVMIVLDDFIKEHFKDCNEIVLSVNERNDFAFQIYAKKGYVYAGKKIDGRSGPQFVMSKILD from the coding sequence ATGGTTGATTTACAGTTTTTTAAAACGAAAGATTTATCTGAATTAAATTATGAGCTTGATGAAATTCAGGCGCAGTTTTCAGCTTTGCCAAATCAAGCTTTGGAAAGAATTGAAGCAAGAAATCAAAATGACGATTTTTTTGCTTACCCGATTACTATTTTTTCTGATGAAAAAGTAACAGGTTTTTGCGTGCTAGATTTTGGGAATGATAAATTAGAATTAACTGATAATCACAATTCGGTTTTACTTCGATCGTTGTCTATAAATCCTGAATTTCAGGGAAAAGGAATTGGTAAATCTGTGATGATTGTGCTGGATGATTTTATTAAAGAACATTTTAAAGATTGCAATGAAATTGTCTTGTCAGTTAATGAAAGAAATGATTTTGCTTTTCAAATTTATGCGAAAAAAGGATATGTTTATGCCGGCAAAAAGATAGACGGAAGAAGTGGACCTCAGTTTGTGATGTCTAAAATTTTAGATTAA
- a CDS encoding DUF1684 domain-containing protein produces MKKIIFVLLAIFPLLVFSQKKKLSNFKKSERKSIIHTSSDPEKLEIEKFQKDLNKEYLNPKESPLRGDNFKNFKAHPFFPIDLKYRVTADFVKNENPEPFDLPTSSGKSKSYQEFGKAHFTIDGKSYTLTIYQSLDLMRMEKYKDHLFLPFRDETNQKETYGGGKYMDLKIPKGNTIVLDFNQSYQPFCAYNAYDYNCPIVPEENKLPVEIKAGVMYNDIYHH; encoded by the coding sequence ATGAAGAAAATTATATTTGTACTCTTGGCTATCTTTCCACTTCTTGTGTTTTCTCAGAAAAAGAAATTATCGAACTTTAAGAAGTCTGAAAGAAAATCAATTATTCATACAAGTTCAGATCCTGAAAAACTTGAAATAGAAAAATTTCAGAAAGATTTGAATAAGGAATATTTAAATCCAAAAGAAAGTCCTTTAAGAGGTGATAATTTTAAAAATTTTAAGGCACATCCTTTCTTTCCTATCGACTTGAAATACCGTGTAACTGCTGATTTTGTTAAAAATGAAAACCCTGAACCTTTTGATTTACCCACTTCTTCAGGAAAATCAAAATCATATCAGGAATTTGGGAAAGCTCATTTTACGATTGACGGAAAATCTTATACTTTAACGATCTATCAAAGTTTAGATCTGATGAGAATGGAAAAATATAAGGATCATCTTTTCTTACCTTTTCGTGATGAAACCAATCAAAAAGAAACTTATGGCGGAGGAAAATACATGGATTTAAAAATACCGAAAGGCAACACGATTGTGTTAGATTTTAATCAGTCTTATCAACCTTTCTGTGCCTATAATGCTTATGATTACAATTGCCCGATTGTTCCTGAAGAAAATAAACTTCCGGTAGAAATAAAAGCGGGCGTAATGTACAACGATATTTATCATCATTAA